One genomic region from Candidatus Hydrogenedentota bacterium encodes:
- a CDS encoding glycosyltransferase, with product MNPAVSVVVPAYNQARLLARLLDSLTTLVNAPSFEIIIVDDASPDATGPVVAAWIAAHPEISCRYFRQDRNQGPGAARNRGVEEAQGEFVAFTDTDCVVGEHWLSALIAGFTSDAIAGVGGPVAPYNAESLFALYNTVNSSLQPIVSEHFPIPYLVTCNCVYRRDVLREAGGFPSDIPTPGGEDVAASIALYKRGYRFAFAPDARVRHDYRDTWKSFRRTWKNYGFGCGLVARRMLSPAERNPEWQQWEGDNHWSVLSIRPTVTGVRSLFKDLRWFWGRTAGHNLEVPERAQLVLVRAVERICYYEGWKCAARRCHAAHIMDPSDRSDGSD from the coding sequence ATGAATCCCGCCGTCTCCGTTGTTGTCCCCGCGTACAATCAGGCCCGCCTGCTCGCTCGCCTGCTCGACTCGCTTACCACCTTGGTCAATGCGCCGTCCTTTGAGATCATCATCGTCGACGACGCCTCGCCCGACGCCACCGGGCCCGTAGTGGCGGCGTGGATCGCCGCTCATCCGGAAATCTCCTGCCGTTATTTTCGACAGGACCGCAACCAGGGCCCCGGCGCGGCGCGCAATCGCGGCGTGGAAGAAGCCCAAGGCGAATTCGTGGCATTTACCGATACGGATTGTGTTGTGGGTGAGCACTGGCTTTCCGCCCTCATTGCGGGTTTCACCAGCGACGCTATCGCAGGCGTGGGTGGGCCGGTCGCGCCTTACAATGCCGAGAGTCTCTTCGCACTGTACAACACGGTCAATAGCAGCCTACAGCCCATCGTCTCCGAGCACTTCCCCATCCCCTATCTCGTGACCTGCAATTGCGTTTACCGGCGCGACGTTCTTCGTGAAGCCGGGGGATTCCCGTCCGACATTCCCACGCCAGGCGGCGAAGATGTTGCCGCGAGCATCGCCCTCTACAAACGGGGCTACCGCTTCGCCTTTGCGCCCGATGCGCGGGTTCGCCATGACTACCGCGATACGTGGAAGAGTTTTCGCCGCACATGGAAGAACTACGGCTTCGGCTGCGGCCTCGTGGCGCGGCGCATGCTCAGTCCCGCCGAGCGCAATCCCGAGTGGCAACAATGGGAAGGCGACAACCACTGGAGCGTGCTGTCCATTCGCCCCACCGTAACGGGGGTACGCTCGCTATTCAAGGACCTCCGCTGGTTCTGGGGCCGCACCGCAGGGCACAACCTGGAAGTGCCGGAGCGCGCGCAGCTAGTGCTTGTCCGAGCCGTGGAGCGCATTTGCTACTACGAAGGCTGGAAGTGCGCAGCACGGCGCTGTCACGCCGCACATATCATGGATCCATCGGACCGATCAGACGGATCGGACTGA